The following proteins are co-located in the Corynebacterium aquilae DSM 44791 genome:
- a CDS encoding DUF4244 domain-containing protein, with amino-acid sequence MTTPNTPSTLQDLATNDDGMSTIEYAMGSLAAAALAAVLYTVITGNSVTQAIQNIITTALNSSPA; translated from the coding sequence ATGACCACCCCCAACACCCCCAGCACCCTCCAGGACCTGGCCACCAACGACGACGGCATGTCCACCATCGAATACGCCATGGGCTCACTGGCCGCCGCCGCACTCGCCGCCGTCCTCTACACCGTCATCACCGGCAACAGCGTCACCCAAGCCATCCAAAACATCATCACCACCGCGCTGAACAGCAGCCCCGCCTAA
- a CDS encoding cold-shock protein, whose product MAQGIVKWFNSEKGFGFIEPEEGGADVIVHYTSIEGNGFRTLEENQRVEFDVVSGDRGLQARNVRLV is encoded by the coding sequence ATGGCTCAAGGCATCGTTAAATGGTTCAACTCCGAAAAAGGCTTCGGATTCATCGAACCGGAAGAGGGCGGCGCTGACGTCATCGTCCACTACACCTCCATCGAAGGAAACGGCTTCCGCACCCTCGAGGAAAACCAACGCGTCGAATTCGACGTCGTCTCCGGCGACCGCGGCCTCCAAGCCCGCAACGTCCGCCTCGTCTAA
- a CDS encoding adenylate/guanylate cyclase domain-containing protein — translation MNRFSQGLKWLFGTSWPLYAASVLLSNLVGAIAVMLFLRFAVPLPELDGLSASNRSLMSAGIAYVVFAIVAGAVVTAMLFKPVLVWQRHPDDHDPNMIRNLVMRIPTYQGILTGIVWAVGITILTVLAATSSPRAALVIFLTTALGGAMVVLFTYLEAQRLMRPVAATALARRFEDSTLEPPVQQRLVLTWLLTSGVPAAGIILLVVGQRAGYFGEDPGSILTGVIWLAVTAVLAGFLGTALAIMSVVDPIRELQQSINRVRRGDTDVQVDIYDGSEIGVLQAGFNEMMRGLKERQRVRELFGRYVGVEVARRALEERPTLGGEDRKVAVLFIDVIGSTSFAVSHTPEEVVQALNAFFEHVVDVVHRHKGIINKFQGDAALAVFGAPLPLSDATGHALAAARELKAELKGMELACGIGVASGRVVAGHIGGHDRFEYTVIGDAVNQAARLTELAKDTPGRVLTSAATLRDANEAEQARWTVLKSVELRGRKEMTQLARPIRPTLADRS, via the coding sequence ATGAATCGTTTTTCGCAGGGACTGAAGTGGCTGTTTGGCACGTCGTGGCCGCTGTATGCTGCTTCTGTTCTGCTGTCGAACCTGGTGGGCGCGATCGCGGTGATGTTGTTCCTGCGTTTCGCGGTGCCGTTGCCTGAGCTTGATGGTTTGTCTGCGTCGAATCGTAGTTTGATGTCGGCGGGTATCGCTTATGTTGTTTTTGCGATTGTGGCGGGCGCTGTGGTGACGGCGATGCTGTTTAAGCCGGTGTTGGTGTGGCAGCGTCATCCGGATGATCATGATCCGAACATGATTCGTAATTTGGTGATGCGTATTCCTACGTATCAGGGGATTTTGACGGGCATTGTGTGGGCTGTTGGGATCACGATTTTGACGGTGTTGGCGGCGACGAGTTCGCCGCGGGCTGCGTTGGTGATTTTTTTGACGACGGCGTTGGGGGGCGCGATGGTGGTGTTGTTTACGTATTTGGAGGCGCAGCGTTTGATGCGTCCTGTTGCGGCGACGGCTTTGGCGCGCCGTTTTGAGGATTCCACTCTGGAGCCCCCTGTGCAGCAGCGTTTGGTGTTGACGTGGTTGTTGACCTCGGGGGTTCCGGCTGCTGGCATTATTTTGTTGGTGGTGGGCCAGCGTGCCGGGTATTTCGGTGAGGATCCGGGATCGATTTTGACGGGGGTTATTTGGCTGGCTGTGACTGCGGTGTTGGCTGGTTTTTTGGGCACTGCGTTGGCGATCATGAGTGTGGTGGATCCGATTCGTGAGTTGCAGCAGTCGATTAACCGGGTGCGTCGTGGGGATACTGATGTGCAGGTCGATATTTATGACGGTTCTGAGATTGGTGTGTTGCAGGCCGGCTTCAATGAGATGATGCGCGGTTTGAAGGAACGCCAGCGCGTGCGCGAGCTCTTTGGTCGCTACGTGGGTGTGGAGGTTGCTCGTCGTGCCCTGGAGGAGCGCCCCACCTTGGGCGGTGAGGATCGCAAGGTTGCGGTGCTGTTTATTGATGTGATTGGTTCGACGAGTTTTGCGGTGTCGCATACCCCGGAGGAAGTGGTGCAGGCACTGAATGCGTTTTTTGAGCACGTGGTCGATGTGGTGCACCGCCATAAGGGAATTATTAACAAGTTCCAGGGCGATGCCGCTTTGGCGGTGTTTGGTGCTCCCCTGCCGTTGTCGGATGCGACGGGGCATGCGTTGGCTGCTGCGCGTGAGTTGAAGGCCGAGTTGAAGGGCATGGAGCTTGCTTGTGGCATTGGTGTGGCTTCGGGGCGGGTGGTTGCCGGCCACATTGGTGGTCACGATCGTTTCGAGTACACCGTCATTGGTGATGCGGTGAACCAGGCGGCACGCCTGACGGAGCTTGCGAAGGATACTCCTGGCCGGGTGTTGACCTCTGCCGCGACGTTGCGTGATGCGAATGAGGCGGAGCAGGCGCGGTGGACTGTGTTGAAGTCTGTGGAGCTGCGTGGCCGTAAGGAGATGACTCAGCTGGCTCGTCCGATTCGCCCGACCTTGGCGGATCGTTCCTAG
- the ssd gene encoding septum site-determining protein Ssd, translating into MTATDTILIGINDPQLAEEATTIAAATGHPTHIATGAAELLRNLPQAHALIVDRDNADLLSHHTHTTPLFYVTADPDPPDYHHALTLHARGAYQLPSDNRQLLTDIGALNHRNHQQATIIAVTGGHGGAGTTTLACALARAHATKGPVTLIDTDPTSGGIDLTLGLENTPGARWEDLYDLGSTPNPTTLLRALPTTKDHIHLLTHTRSNTPQPDPPNPTPNLIAALSHTPTTTVLDLSTPTRTADEHLTLATHTVLITAAEIRALAATTVQLAHLNTRIDHQPHIILRHRHWSSITTSDAENILGRPITATIPTSIRLAKAIELGGLPTKLPKHLNTLAHTITATP; encoded by the coding sequence ATGACCGCCACAGACACCATCCTCATCGGCATCAACGACCCCCAACTCGCCGAAGAAGCCACCACCATCGCCGCCGCCACCGGGCACCCCACCCACATCGCCACCGGGGCAGCCGAACTGCTCCGCAACCTCCCCCAAGCCCACGCCCTCATCGTCGACCGCGACAACGCCGACCTCCTCAGCCACCACACCCACACCACCCCACTGTTCTACGTCACCGCCGACCCCGACCCACCCGACTACCACCACGCACTCACCCTGCACGCCCGCGGCGCATACCAGCTCCCCAGCGACAACCGGCAGCTACTCACCGACATCGGCGCCCTGAACCACCGCAACCACCAACAAGCCACCATCATCGCCGTCACCGGCGGGCACGGCGGCGCCGGCACCACCACACTGGCCTGCGCACTCGCCCGCGCCCACGCCACCAAAGGGCCCGTCACCCTCATCGACACCGACCCCACCAGCGGCGGCATCGACTTAACCCTCGGGCTCGAAAACACCCCCGGCGCCCGCTGGGAAGACCTCTACGACCTCGGCTCCACCCCCAACCCCACCACCCTCCTGCGGGCACTACCCACCACCAAAGACCACATCCACCTGCTCACCCACACCCGCAGCAACACCCCACAACCCGACCCCCCAAACCCCACCCCCAACCTCATCGCCGCCCTCAGTCACACCCCCACCACCACCGTCCTCGACCTGTCCACCCCCACCCGCACAGCCGACGAACACCTCACCCTCGCCACCCACACAGTCCTGATCACCGCCGCCGAAATCCGCGCATTGGCCGCCACCACCGTCCAACTCGCACACCTCAACACCCGCATCGACCACCAACCCCACATCATCCTGCGCCACCGCCACTGGTCCAGCATCACCACCAGCGACGCCGAAAACATCCTCGGCCGCCCCATCACCGCCACCATCCCCACCAGCATCCGGCTCGCCAAAGCCATCGAACTCGGCGGACTGCCCACCAAACTGCCCAAACACCTCAACACCCTCGCCCACACCATCACCGCCACCCCATGA
- the topA gene encoding type I DNA topoisomerase — MAGTNSNGVKRLVIVESATKAKKIAPYLGKDYVVEASVGHIRDLPRNAASVPQKYKKEKWARLGVDVDHGFAPLYVVSDDKKKKVADLKSKLKNVDELYLATDPDREGEAIAWHLLEVLKPKVPVRRMVFNEITKPAILAAAENTRELDDNLVDAQETRRILDRLYGYEVSPVLWKKVMPRLSAGRVQSVATRVIVERERERMAFIAAEYWDLKATLDTGNPAADHTNPRTFDARLVGVDGQRVATGADFNKQGKLTKDAVVVTKEQAEKLAQGLENATLTVSDVEEKPYTRKPYAPFMTSTLQQEAGKKLHYTSERTMRIAQRLYENGHITYMRTDSTSLSESGLRAARAQATELYGKEYVSPQPRQYTKKVKNSQEAHEAIRPAGETFATPGQLSGQLDAEEFKLYELIWQRTVASQMADAKGTSMKVTIDGATAGGDKVTFAATGRTITFPGFMKAYVEVNETSDGRTMADNAEKRLPRLNKSDKLDVDEVLADGHTTNPPARYTEASLVKKMEDLGIGRPSTYAAIIKTIQDRGYVYSRGNALVPSWVAFAVVGLLETAFSTLVDYNFTSSMENELDEIANGTEDRTQWLTDFYFGNDKADDSTAETIARLGGLKNIVGDNLEHIDARSVNSLPLFKDAEGRDIFVRVGKFGPYLERVVGTDAEGNPEHQRANLPDAMTPDELDLEAAEKLFATPQGGRELGTNPANGRTIVAKEGRFGPYVTEVVTDEEKAGAMEIAEKKVAEERAAEDAQRAEEGKRPKNWETKTAAAQKEKRINQIIEETLKPGTASLFSSMETASITLDEALKLLSLPRTIGEDKDGEVITAQNGRYGPYLKKGNDSRSLASEDQIFSITLEQAQAIYAEPKRRGRGATATPPLKTLGNNDVSGKPMVVKDGRFGPYVTDGETNASLRKGDTPETLTDARACELLSERRAKEASDPKPKKKTTRKTVKKTTKRVVKAGSRKKK; from the coding sequence GTGGCTGGAACCAACAGCAACGGCGTGAAAAGGCTCGTGATCGTCGAGTCTGCAACCAAGGCGAAAAAGATTGCCCCCTACTTGGGCAAAGACTATGTCGTCGAGGCGTCCGTTGGTCACATCCGCGACCTGCCCCGCAACGCCGCGAGCGTGCCACAGAAGTACAAGAAGGAAAAGTGGGCCCGACTCGGCGTCGACGTCGATCATGGCTTCGCCCCCTTGTACGTGGTCAGCGACGATAAGAAGAAAAAAGTCGCCGACCTGAAGTCGAAGCTGAAAAACGTCGACGAGTTGTACCTGGCAACAGACCCCGACCGTGAGGGTGAAGCCATCGCATGGCACCTCCTGGAGGTCCTCAAGCCGAAGGTTCCCGTCCGCCGCATGGTGTTCAACGAGATCACCAAGCCTGCCATCCTTGCCGCCGCCGAAAACACCCGCGAACTCGACGACAACCTCGTTGACGCGCAGGAAACCCGCCGCATCCTCGACCGTCTCTACGGATACGAGGTCTCCCCGGTGCTGTGGAAGAAAGTCATGCCCCGCCTGTCCGCGGGCCGTGTGCAGTCCGTCGCGACCCGCGTCATCGTCGAGCGTGAACGCGAGCGCATGGCGTTTATCGCCGCCGAATACTGGGACCTCAAGGCCACCCTGGACACCGGCAACCCTGCCGCCGATCACACCAACCCGCGCACTTTCGATGCCCGCCTCGTCGGGGTTGATGGCCAGCGCGTCGCCACCGGTGCTGACTTCAACAAGCAGGGCAAACTCACCAAGGATGCCGTCGTCGTCACCAAGGAGCAGGCGGAAAAGCTTGCCCAGGGCCTCGAAAACGCCACCCTCACCGTCAGCGACGTGGAGGAAAAGCCCTACACCCGCAAGCCGTATGCGCCGTTTATGACCTCGACCCTCCAGCAGGAGGCCGGCAAGAAGCTGCACTACACCTCAGAGCGCACCATGCGCATCGCGCAGCGCCTGTACGAAAACGGCCACATCACCTATATGCGTACCGACTCGACCTCCCTGAGCGAGTCCGGTTTGCGGGCCGCACGCGCCCAAGCCACCGAACTGTACGGCAAGGAATACGTCTCCCCGCAGCCGCGCCAGTACACCAAAAAGGTCAAAAACAGCCAGGAAGCCCACGAAGCTATCCGCCCCGCCGGCGAAACCTTCGCCACCCCCGGTCAGCTGTCCGGCCAGTTGGATGCGGAAGAGTTCAAGCTGTACGAACTGATCTGGCAGCGCACCGTCGCCTCCCAGATGGCCGACGCGAAGGGCACCTCCATGAAGGTGACCATCGACGGCGCCACCGCCGGCGGCGACAAAGTCACCTTCGCTGCCACCGGCCGCACCATCACCTTCCCCGGCTTCATGAAGGCCTACGTCGAGGTCAACGAAACCTCCGACGGCCGCACGATGGCCGACAACGCCGAAAAGCGCCTGCCGCGGCTGAACAAGAGCGACAAGCTCGATGTCGATGAGGTGCTGGCGGATGGGCATACCACCAACCCGCCGGCCCGCTACACCGAAGCCAGCCTGGTGAAAAAGATGGAAGACCTCGGCATCGGCCGTCCTTCCACCTACGCCGCCATCATCAAGACCATCCAGGATCGCGGCTACGTGTACTCGCGAGGAAACGCGCTAGTGCCCTCCTGGGTTGCGTTCGCAGTCGTCGGCCTCCTGGAGACCGCGTTTTCCACCCTGGTGGACTACAACTTCACCTCCTCGATGGAAAACGAACTCGACGAGATCGCCAACGGCACCGAAGACCGCACCCAGTGGTTGACCGACTTCTACTTCGGTAACGACAAAGCCGACGACTCCACCGCCGAAACCATCGCCCGCCTCGGTGGGCTGAAAAACATCGTCGGCGACAACCTCGAACACATCGACGCCCGCAGCGTGAACTCCCTGCCGCTGTTCAAAGATGCTGAAGGCCGCGACATCTTCGTCCGCGTCGGTAAATTCGGCCCCTACCTCGAGCGCGTCGTCGGCACGGATGCCGAAGGCAACCCCGAGCACCAGCGCGCCAACCTGCCGGACGCCATGACCCCTGACGAGCTCGACCTCGAGGCCGCCGAAAAACTGTTCGCCACCCCGCAAGGGGGCCGCGAACTCGGCACCAACCCCGCCAACGGCCGCACCATCGTCGCCAAAGAAGGCCGCTTCGGCCCCTACGTGACCGAAGTCGTCACCGATGAGGAAAAAGCCGGCGCGATGGAAATCGCCGAAAAGAAAGTCGCCGAAGAACGCGCCGCCGAAGACGCGCAGCGCGCCGAAGAAGGCAAACGCCCCAAGAACTGGGAAACCAAAACCGCTGCCGCGCAAAAAGAAAAGCGCATCAACCAGATCATTGAGGAAACCCTCAAACCTGGCACCGCATCCCTGTTCTCCTCCATGGAGACCGCCTCCATCACCCTCGATGAGGCCCTGAAACTGCTCAGCCTTCCCCGCACCATCGGCGAAGACAAAGACGGCGAAGTCATCACCGCCCAAAACGGCCGCTACGGTCCGTACCTGAAGAAGGGCAACGACTCCCGCTCCCTGGCTAGCGAAGACCAAATCTTCAGTATCACCCTGGAACAAGCTCAAGCCATCTACGCGGAACCCAAGCGTCGCGGCCGTGGCGCCACCGCCACCCCGCCGCTAAAGACTCTGGGTAACAACGACGTCTCCGGCAAGCCGATGGTCGTCAAAGACGGCCGCTTCGGCCCCTACGTCACCGATGGCGAAACCAACGCCTCCCTGCGCAAGGGCGACACCCCGGAAACCCTCACCGACGCCCGCGCCTGCGAACTGCTCTCAGAGCGTCGCGCCAAGGAAGCCTCGGATCCGAAGCCGAAGAAAAAGACCACCCGCAAGACGGTCAAGAAGACCACCAAGCGAGTAGTCAAAGCAGGAAGCCGTAAGAAAAAGTAG
- a CDS encoding type II secretion system F family protein, with product MTTLALTLTLTLTALALATTDPNPHHRTKAHTTNPHTQPPPTANHAADIELFAACMSAGLTPATSTTITATTSNNPQWRAVATLLALGAPPPTAWAPMRTHPTLTQLADQATISATTGAPITQGLTRIAEHIRHQATTAATATAEKAGVLIAIPLAAFYLPAFFALGLAPTVISIASNMLP from the coding sequence ATGACCACACTCGCGCTCACCCTCACCCTCACCCTCACCGCACTCGCCCTCGCCACCACCGACCCCAACCCCCACCACCGCACCAAAGCACACACCACCAACCCCCACACCCAACCCCCACCCACCGCCAACCACGCCGCCGATATTGAACTATTCGCCGCCTGCATGAGCGCCGGACTCACCCCCGCCACCAGCACCACCATCACCGCCACCACCAGCAACAACCCCCAATGGCGCGCCGTCGCCACACTGCTAGCCCTCGGCGCCCCACCACCCACCGCATGGGCCCCCATGCGCACCCACCCCACCCTCACCCAACTCGCTGACCAAGCCACCATCTCCGCCACCACCGGCGCCCCAATCACCCAAGGACTGACCCGCATTGCCGAACACATCCGCCACCAAGCAACCACCGCCGCCACCGCCACCGCAGAAAAAGCCGGCGTCCTCATCGCCATCCCGCTCGCCGCCTTTTACCTACCAGCCTTCTTCGCCCTCGGGCTCGCACCCACCGTCATCAGCATCGCCAGCAACATGCTGCCCTAA
- a CDS encoding TadA family conjugal transfer-associated ATPase produces MNNDTLYHTIQQHLATHPTTLDATAIAQLIRQHAPVISDEEVLALIRRLRAGATALGILEPLLATPGLTDILITGPDHITIATTDNPHPQPTTLTFPNDQAVRELATRLAHHCGQRLDDAHPYANGLISRPDGTRLRVHAILSPPAGAGTCISLRLLNTAHASLDHLHHTGTMPQDITELLKTIVDQRANFLISGGTGSGKTTLLAALINHMNPQHRILCIEDTPELNPHHPGLLPLTARPPNSEGHGEITMSTLLQQALRMRPDRIIVGEIRGKEIVDLLTALNTGHTGGGGTLHANTITDIPSRIEALASLGGLSRSATHSHISASINILIAVSNTTRGRRITQLGTLHTDPHTGIAHTTTVWDHTHPRAPTAEQLGLA; encoded by the coding sequence ATGAACAACGACACCCTCTACCACACCATCCAACAACACCTCGCCACCCACCCCACCACCCTCGACGCCACCGCCATCGCCCAGCTCATCCGCCAACACGCCCCCGTCATCAGCGACGAAGAAGTCCTCGCCCTCATCCGCCGCCTGCGCGCCGGGGCAACCGCCCTCGGCATCCTCGAACCCCTCCTCGCCACCCCCGGGCTCACCGACATCCTCATCACCGGCCCCGACCACATCACCATCGCCACCACCGACAACCCCCACCCCCAACCCACCACCCTGACCTTCCCCAACGACCAAGCAGTCCGCGAACTCGCCACCCGGCTCGCCCACCACTGCGGCCAACGACTCGACGACGCCCACCCCTACGCCAACGGGCTGATCAGCAGGCCCGATGGCACCCGCCTCCGCGTCCACGCCATCCTCAGCCCACCCGCCGGCGCCGGCACCTGCATCTCCCTGCGCCTGCTCAACACCGCCCACGCCAGCCTCGACCACCTCCACCACACCGGAACCATGCCCCAAGACATCACAGAACTGCTCAAAACCATCGTCGATCAGCGCGCCAACTTCCTCATCTCCGGCGGCACCGGCAGCGGCAAAACCACCCTGCTGGCCGCACTGATCAACCACATGAACCCCCAGCACCGCATCCTGTGCATCGAAGACACCCCAGAACTCAACCCCCACCACCCCGGCCTCCTACCCCTGACCGCCCGGCCGCCCAACAGCGAAGGCCACGGCGAAATCACCATGTCCACCCTGCTCCAACAAGCACTACGCATGCGCCCCGACCGCATCATCGTCGGCGAAATCCGCGGCAAAGAAATCGTCGACCTGCTCACCGCACTCAACACCGGGCACACCGGTGGGGGAGGAACCCTCCACGCCAACACCATCACCGACATCCCCAGCCGCATCGAAGCACTCGCCAGCCTCGGCGGGCTCAGCCGCAGCGCCACCCACAGCCACATCAGTGCCTCCATCAACATCCTCATCGCCGTCTCCAACACCACCCGCGGGCGCCGCATCACCCAACTCGGCACCCTGCACACCGACCCCCACACCGGCATCGCCCACACCACCACCGTCTGGGACCACACCCACCCACGCGCCCCCACCGCCGAACAACTAGGACTCGCGTGA
- a CDS encoding Rv3654c family TadE-like protein, with protein MNHHHDDGNITITAALTITALITLTAAIAHTTTAITNHHHAQLAANLSATAAAHSHQYGQNPCHTAHTVATKNHATITHCATHGPDVTIIATHRNTPATATAGPT; from the coding sequence ATGAACCACCACCACGACGACGGCAACATCACCATCACCGCCGCACTGACCATCACCGCACTAATCACCCTCACCGCCGCCATCGCCCACACCACCACCGCCATCACCAACCACCACCACGCCCAACTCGCCGCCAACCTCTCCGCCACCGCCGCCGCCCACAGCCACCAATACGGCCAAAACCCCTGCCACACCGCCCACACAGTCGCCACCAAAAACCACGCCACCATCACCCACTGCGCCACCCACGGCCCCGACGTCACCATCATCGCCACCCACCGCAACACCCCCGCCACCGCCACCGCAGGCCCCACCTAA
- a CDS encoding DEAD/DEAH box helicase: MVAGFGDEVVAELVARFPDSSVTAVRRIGAREAVFSEWPGWVPGWLVSALGDRGVGRLFAHQVQAADAVFGGRDCVVATGTSSGKSLCYQLPIAARLAADPLACALYVAPTKALGNDQLDSFASLVAACEQLGGVLPAVYDGDTPVEARRLVRDRSRFVVTNPDMLHAGVLGQHERWGRLLRNLRFVVVDECHVYRGVFGAHVSLVLRRLLRLCRFYGANPTVVCASATSRDPGAHARRLVGRDFVVVGVDSSPQGERTVVLWEPGFLPEVAGDDEGGEVLVAGTRVRRAASSESALVMAFLVFLGLRTLTFVRSRRAAEVVALRAQEELALLGRADFAGRVAAYRAGFTPEERRELERRLDDGFLLGVASTSALELGVDVGGLDAVVTAGVPGSVASLWQQAGRAGRRGQSSVVVLVARDEPMDAFLVHHPEALLDRPLEEFVFDPANPFVLRDHVVCAAVERPLSMADVEELGAGVVVDELVDAGVLRRRGEVVFVAPRVGGVVVDPREYHRRVSVRGGSGSVVSIVDVADGRVVGEVDSVRAFSQVHPGAVYVHQGVSFVVEDLDVDSSVALVRREDPWFSTAALSETDIALVGAPGEGDVCELAAGVFVARVGVLVRNRVVGYMVRNSRGEVVDRVPLDFVPQEFETRGVAFTLDPLVLEGCGLPASRWPGALHAAEHALIGLLPLLATCDRLDIGGVSTALHADTGLPSVFVYDGHPGGAGFADAGFARFGQWVEMTLERVRGCECESGCPSCIQSPKCGNGNEPLDKQGAVAVLSVLDVGCRVVGKQ, from the coding sequence GTGGTGGCTGGTTTTGGTGATGAGGTGGTGGCTGAGCTGGTGGCGCGGTTTCCGGATTCTTCGGTGACTGCGGTGCGGCGTATTGGTGCTCGTGAGGCGGTGTTTTCTGAGTGGCCGGGGTGGGTGCCGGGGTGGTTGGTGTCGGCGTTGGGGGATCGTGGGGTGGGGCGGTTGTTTGCGCATCAGGTGCAGGCGGCTGATGCGGTGTTTGGGGGGCGTGATTGTGTGGTGGCGACGGGGACGAGTTCGGGGAAGTCTTTGTGTTATCAGTTGCCGATTGCTGCGCGTTTGGCGGCGGATCCGTTGGCGTGTGCGTTGTATGTGGCACCGACGAAGGCGTTGGGTAATGATCAGTTGGATTCTTTTGCGTCGTTGGTGGCGGCGTGTGAGCAGTTGGGTGGGGTGTTGCCGGCGGTGTATGACGGGGATACGCCGGTGGAGGCGCGGCGGTTGGTGCGGGATAGGTCGCGGTTTGTGGTGACGAATCCGGATATGTTGCATGCGGGGGTGTTGGGGCAGCATGAGCGGTGGGGGCGGTTGTTGCGGAATTTGCGGTTTGTGGTGGTGGATGAGTGTCATGTGTATCGGGGTGTTTTTGGGGCGCATGTGTCGTTGGTGTTGCGGCGTTTGTTGCGGTTGTGTCGGTTTTATGGGGCGAATCCGACGGTGGTGTGTGCGTCGGCGACGAGTCGGGATCCGGGGGCTCATGCGCGTCGTTTGGTGGGGCGGGATTTTGTTGTGGTGGGGGTGGATTCTTCGCCGCAGGGTGAGCGGACTGTGGTGTTGTGGGAGCCGGGTTTTTTGCCGGAGGTTGCTGGTGATGATGAGGGTGGTGAGGTGTTGGTTGCGGGGACGCGGGTGCGTCGTGCGGCGTCGTCGGAGTCGGCGTTGGTGATGGCGTTTTTGGTGTTTTTGGGGTTGCGGACGTTGACGTTTGTGCGTTCTCGGCGGGCGGCTGAGGTGGTGGCGTTGCGGGCGCAGGAGGAGTTGGCGTTGTTGGGGCGGGCGGATTTTGCTGGGCGGGTGGCGGCGTATCGGGCTGGTTTTACTCCGGAGGAGCGGCGGGAGTTGGAGCGTCGTTTGGATGATGGGTTTTTGTTGGGGGTGGCGTCGACGTCGGCGTTGGAGTTGGGGGTTGATGTGGGTGGTTTGGATGCGGTGGTGACGGCGGGGGTGCCGGGTTCGGTGGCGTCGTTGTGGCAGCAGGCTGGTCGTGCGGGGCGGCGGGGGCAGTCGTCGGTGGTGGTGTTGGTGGCGCGTGATGAGCCGATGGATGCGTTTTTGGTGCATCATCCTGAGGCGTTGTTGGATCGGCCGTTGGAGGAGTTTGTGTTTGATCCGGCGAATCCTTTTGTGTTGCGGGATCATGTGGTGTGTGCGGCGGTGGAGCGTCCTTTGTCGATGGCTGATGTGGAGGAGTTGGGGGCTGGGGTTGTGGTGGATGAGTTGGTGGATGCGGGGGTGTTGCGGCGTCGGGGTGAGGTGGTGTTTGTGGCGCCGCGGGTTGGGGGTGTGGTGGTGGATCCGCGGGAGTATCACCGGCGGGTGAGTGTGCGTGGGGGTTCGGGTTCTGTGGTGTCGATTGTGGATGTTGCGGATGGTCGGGTGGTGGGTGAGGTGGATTCTGTGCGGGCGTTTTCGCAGGTGCATCCTGGTGCGGTGTATGTGCATCAGGGGGTGTCTTTTGTGGTGGAGGATTTGGATGTGGATTCTTCGGTGGCGTTGGTTAGGCGGGAGGATCCGTGGTTTTCGACTGCTGCGTTGTCGGAGACGGATATTGCGTTGGTGGGGGCGCCGGGTGAGGGGGATGTGTGTGAGTTGGCTGCGGGTGTGTTTGTGGCGCGGGTTGGGGTGTTGGTGAGGAATCGGGTGGTGGGTTATATGGTGCGGAATTCGCGGGGTGAGGTGGTGGATCGGGTGCCGTTGGATTTTGTGCCGCAGGAGTTTGAGACGCGTGGGGTGGCGTTTACGTTGGATCCTTTGGTGTTGGAGGGGTGTGGGTTGCCGGCGTCGAGGTGGCCGGGGGCGTTGCATGCGGCGGAGCATGCGTTGATTGGTTTGTTGCCGTTGTTGGCGACGTGTGATCGTTTGGATATTGGTGGGGTGTCGACGGCTTTGCATGCGGATACGGGGTTGCCGTCGGTGTTTGTGTATGACGGGCATCCGGGTGGGGCGGGGTTTGCGGATGCGGGGTTTGCGCGGTTTGGCCAGTGGGTTGAGATGACGTTGGAGCGGGTGCGTGGTTGTGAGTGTGAGTCGGGGTGTCCGTCGTGTATTCAGTCGCCGAAGTGTGGCAATGGTAATGAGCCGTTGGATAAGCAGGGGGCTGTGGCGGTGTTGAGTGTGTTGGATGTGGGGTGTCGGGTGGTGGGTAAGCAGTAG